A region from the Microbispora sp. ZYX-F-249 genome encodes:
- a CDS encoding DJ-1/PfpI family protein, whose product MPRALLLTGDAAEELDTMYPYYRVQEGGWDVDVSSRTMRDVQLVIHEFDPNSDAYVEKNGRKLPVDVPWAEVDVERYDALIIPGGRAPEWIRVDPDVRRITEHFFARNLPIALVCHGAQVPAVYGLLKGRKTACFPPITGDMENAGATVIDAPDVVDGNLVSCRGWPDMPQFGRVMMEVFSKSINSASA is encoded by the coding sequence GTGCCCAGAGCACTGCTCCTTACCGGCGACGCCGCCGAGGAGCTCGACACCATGTATCCCTACTACCGTGTGCAGGAGGGCGGCTGGGACGTCGACGTCTCGTCACGGACGATGCGTGACGTTCAGCTGGTCATCCACGAGTTCGACCCCAACTCCGACGCCTACGTGGAGAAGAACGGCCGGAAGCTGCCGGTCGACGTGCCCTGGGCCGAGGTCGACGTCGAGCGCTACGACGCCCTCATCATCCCCGGCGGGCGTGCCCCCGAGTGGATCCGCGTCGACCCCGACGTCAGGCGCATCACCGAGCACTTCTTCGCGCGCAACCTCCCGATCGCGCTGGTGTGCCACGGCGCACAGGTGCCGGCGGTGTACGGACTGCTGAAGGGCCGCAAGACGGCGTGCTTCCCCCCCATCACCGGTGACATGGAGAACGCGGGCGCGACCGTCATCGACGCCCCCGACGTCGTGGACGGCAACCTCGTCTCCTGCCGCGGCTGGCCCGACATGCCGCAGTTCGGCCGGG